The Acetivibrio saccincola genome window below encodes:
- the nagA gene encoding N-acetylglucosamine-6-phosphate deacetylase: MKLIKNGLVFYDNNSFEKKDILIKDGKIADIRRGISKNGCEVIDAEGFWVLPGFIDIHTHGGGGYDIMNSKCRELESLSRFFVSKGVTAFLPAVMTAPLEDMMNAVRNINQYINKINKPSKNKIPGAKIIGINMEGPFISQKYKGSHPKEHIIPPSVSLLERFIHESGGNIKIVTVAPEAENAISFIEHFKRRGIVFSAGHTGADYKVAAHAFEKGFSHVTHLFNAMAGIHHRDPGIAGAALERDNITVELICDGVHIDPAMIKIVLKCKPIDNIVLITDSIIAAGAGNGEYSFAGKELYIENGCAKHKNGVIAGSVVTMIDIFKNMVGRWGVPIENCIKMTSANAAKVAGIYHKKGSLTCGKDADIIIMDKKLNLLATIAEGNIVYRA; the protein is encoded by the coding sequence ATGAAATTAATAAAAAACGGATTGGTGTTTTATGATAATAATAGTTTTGAGAAAAAAGACATATTAATTAAAGATGGTAAAATTGCAGATATCAGAAGGGGTATATCTAAAAATGGGTGTGAAGTTATAGACGCTGAAGGTTTTTGGGTTTTGCCGGGTTTTATTGATATACATACCCACGGGGGTGGGGGATACGACATAATGAATTCAAAATGCCGGGAACTTGAAAGCTTGTCCCGTTTTTTTGTATCAAAGGGTGTGACGGCTTTTTTGCCGGCGGTAATGACTGCTCCTTTAGAAGATATGATGAATGCAGTAAGAAATATAAATCAATATATAAATAAGATAAATAAGCCATCTAAAAATAAAATCCCCGGTGCCAAAATAATTGGCATTAATATGGAAGGACCTTTTATAAGCCAAAAGTACAAGGGGTCACATCCAAAAGAGCATATAATTCCACCCTCTGTCTCCCTATTGGAAAGGTTTATACATGAATCAGGGGGAAATATAAAAATAGTAACAGTTGCCCCTGAGGCAGAAAATGCAATTTCCTTTATAGAACATTTTAAAAGAAGGGGGATAGTTTTTTCTGCAGGGCACACAGGAGCGGACTATAAAGTGGCTGCGCATGCTTTTGAAAAGGGATTTAGCCATGTGACCCACCTCTTTAATGCCATGGCCGGCATCCACCACAGAGACCCCGGTATTGCAGGTGCAGCTTTAGAAAGAGATAATATAACTGTAGAGCTTATATGCGACGGGGTTCACATTGACCCTGCAATGATAAAAATAGTTTTAAAATGTAAACCTATAGACAATATAGTTTTAATAACAGATTCTATAATTGCCGCAGGCGCCGGAAATGGTGAATACTCTTTTGCAGGAAAAGAATTGTACATTGAAAATGGATGTGCAAAGCATAAAAACGGGGTTATAGCAGGAAGTGTTGTTACCATGATTGACATATTTAAAAACATGGTTGGAAGGTGGGGGGTTCCTATTGAAAACTGCATAAAAATGACCTCTGCAAATGCTGCAAAGGTAGCAGGGATTTATCATAAAAAAGGAAGCCTTACATGTGGTAAGGATGCTGATATTATAATTATGGATAAAAAATTAAATTTATTGGCAACCATAGCAGAAGGAAATATAGTATACAGAGCTTAA
- a CDS encoding 2-isopropylmalate synthase produces MSRRIKIFDTTLRDGEQTPGVNLNINEKLEIAKQLERLGVDVIEAGFAIASPGDFKAVKAVAENVKNATVASLARALEKDIDRAWEAVKEAENPLIHTFIATSDIHLKYKLKMTEEEVLERAVAMVKYAKKYCSHVEFSAEDASRTRPEFLFKVLEKVIDAGAVVVNIPDTVGYATPIEFGNLIKAIKENVPNIDKADISVHCHNDLGLAVANSLSAILNGATQIEGTINGLGERAGNAAVEEIIMGLETRKDFYNVTHNFDTTQIYRTSKLVSSLTGVKVPPNKAIVGSNAFAHESGIHQHGVLAEKTTYEIMTPESIGLSTNRMVLGKLSGRHAFEERLKELGYNNLTDEEIQKAFEMFKDLADRKKTVTDKDIEALIGAKVSKVPEVYELESFQITSGNKSVATATISLKKSEEIITEAATGDGPIDAAFNAMERVVGMNFKLEDYFLESVTEGKDALGEVTVKISKDDIAVLGRGISTDVIEASIKSYLNAINKIISEEKLLGGK; encoded by the coding sequence CACCGGGGGTTAATTTAAATATTAATGAAAAACTGGAGATTGCAAAGCAATTGGAGAGACTTGGGGTGGATGTTATAGAAGCCGGATTTGCCATTGCATCTCCCGGGGATTTTAAAGCAGTAAAGGCAGTTGCTGAAAATGTGAAAAATGCCACTGTTGCAAGCCTTGCAAGAGCATTGGAAAAGGATATTGACAGGGCATGGGAAGCTGTTAAAGAGGCAGAAAATCCTTTAATACACACTTTTATTGCAACTTCAGATATACATTTGAAGTATAAACTTAAAATGACCGAAGAAGAAGTCCTTGAAAGGGCTGTAGCAATGGTTAAATACGCTAAAAAATACTGTAGTCATGTTGAGTTTTCAGCGGAAGATGCCAGCAGGACCAGACCGGAATTTTTGTTTAAAGTTTTGGAAAAAGTAATAGACGCAGGGGCTGTTGTTGTTAATATACCTGATACTGTGGGTTATGCAACACCTATTGAATTTGGAAACTTAATAAAAGCAATCAAAGAGAATGTGCCCAACATTGACAAAGCAGATATTAGTGTCCACTGCCACAATGACTTGGGATTGGCTGTAGCAAATTCATTGTCTGCTATATTAAACGGGGCTACCCAGATAGAAGGTACAATAAACGGTTTGGGTGAAAGGGCAGGTAATGCAGCGGTTGAAGAAATAATAATGGGCTTGGAAACAAGAAAGGACTTTTACAATGTAACTCACAATTTTGACACAACACAGATATACAGAACAAGTAAATTGGTTTCAAGCCTGACAGGTGTTAAAGTTCCGCCAAACAAGGCAATAGTGGGTTCTAATGCCTTTGCCCATGAGTCAGGAATTCACCAGCATGGCGTTTTAGCTGAAAAGACCACTTATGAAATAATGACCCCTGAATCCATAGGACTTTCTACAAACAGAATGGTATTAGGAAAGCTTTCAGGACGTCATGCTTTTGAAGAGAGACTTAAAGAACTTGGGTATAATAACCTTACTGATGAGGAAATACAAAAGGCCTTTGAAATGTTTAAGGATTTGGCGGACAGGAAGAAAACCGTTACAGACAAGGATATTGAAGCCTTGATAGGTGCGAAAGTATCAAAAGTACCTGAAGTATACGAATTGGAAAGCTTTCAGATTACCAGCGGAAACAAAAGCGTTGCAACTGCTACCATTTCACTTAAAAAGAGTGAAGAAATTATTACAGAGGCTGCAACAGGCGATGGTCCTATAGATGCCGCATTTAATGCAATGGAAAGAGTAGTTGGAATGAACTTCAAACTTGAAGATTACTTCTTAGAATCTGTAACAGAGGGTAAAGACGCATTAGGTGAGGTTACAGTGAAAATTTCCAAAGATGATATAGCGGTTCTGGGACGGGGAATAAGTACTGACGTTATAGAAGCTAGTATAAAATCCTACTTGAATGCAATCAACAAGATAATCAGCGAGGAGAAATTATTAGGAGGGAAGTAA
- the cimA gene encoding citramalate synthase: MKRIYIYDSILRDGAQAQGISFSVEDKLKIVKKLDSMGVSYIEAGNPGSNPKDLEFFERVKKLDLKHSKIVAFGSTRRVNVSVEEDANVQSLLRADTPAVAIFGKSWGFQVKEILRTTLEENLNMIRDTVVFFKSKNKEVIFDAEHFFDGYKEDPEYAMKALKAASEGGADCLCLCDTNGGTFPDEIYEITSRVVKEFKEDIGIHCHNDTGMAVANSIMAVKAGAVQVQGTMNGYGERTGNANLTTIIPNLQLKLGYSCILEESISEFTTISRYISEIANVLHDDRAPYVGNYAFAHKAGMHADAVNKNPSAYEHIAPEAVGNTRMFLISEVAGRGALLNFINTFDKTITKDSPYTREILKKVKEMEFKGYQYEGAEGSLELIIRKILGKYKSHFELGEFKVLVSEPPISSANSSAIIKISVDGQEEMTAAEGNGPVNALDNALRKALKRFYPQIKDMKLTDYKVRVLDSDSATAAKVRVLIESTDGKDVWTTIGVSADIIEASWLALVDSIEYKLIRDELGQSE, from the coding sequence TTGAAAAGAATTTATATATATGATTCCATCCTCAGGGATGGGGCACAGGCCCAAGGGATCTCCTTTAGTGTTGAGGACAAATTGAAAATTGTTAAAAAATTAGACAGTATGGGCGTAAGTTATATTGAAGCAGGAAACCCGGGTTCAAACCCTAAGGATTTGGAGTTTTTTGAAAGGGTAAAAAAGCTGGATCTCAAACACTCAAAAATCGTAGCTTTTGGAAGTACCCGCAGGGTTAATGTTTCTGTGGAAGAGGATGCAAATGTCCAGTCCCTTTTGAGGGCAGACACACCTGCTGTAGCAATATTTGGCAAGAGCTGGGGATTCCAGGTTAAAGAAATTTTAAGAACCACATTAGAAGAAAATTTAAATATGATCCGGGACACTGTAGTTTTCTTCAAAAGCAAAAATAAAGAAGTGATATTTGATGCTGAGCATTTTTTTGACGGATATAAAGAAGACCCTGAGTATGCCATGAAAGCCCTTAAAGCTGCCTCTGAGGGAGGTGCTGACTGCTTATGTCTTTGCGATACAAATGGAGGAACATTCCCTGACGAGATATATGAAATAACATCCAGGGTGGTAAAAGAGTTTAAAGAGGATATTGGTATACACTGTCACAATGATACCGGTATGGCAGTTGCAAATTCCATTATGGCAGTTAAGGCAGGAGCTGTCCAGGTGCAGGGGACTATGAACGGATATGGAGAAAGAACAGGTAATGCAAACCTGACTACAATAATACCCAATTTGCAGTTAAAGCTTGGATACAGCTGTATATTGGAAGAAAGTATTTCAGAGTTCACAACAATATCCAGATACATTAGCGAAATTGCAAATGTTTTGCACGACGACAGAGCTCCTTATGTGGGTAATTATGCTTTTGCCCACAAAGCAGGTATGCATGCTGATGCCGTAAATAAAAATCCTTCTGCATATGAGCATATAGCCCCTGAAGCTGTTGGAAATACAAGGATGTTCCTCATATCAGAGGTTGCAGGAAGAGGTGCTCTGCTAAACTTTATAAATACCTTTGACAAAACCATTACAAAAGATTCACCTTATACTAGAGAGATATTGAAAAAAGTTAAAGAAATGGAATTTAAAGGTTATCAGTATGAAGGGGCAGAGGGTTCTTTAGAGCTTATAATACGCAAGATATTAGGTAAATATAAGTCTCATTTTGAATTAGGAGAATTTAAAGTGTTGGTAAGTGAGCCTCCTATTAGTAGTGCCAATTCCTCTGCAATAATAAAAATCAGTGTGGATGGCCAGGAGGAAATGACAGCTGCTGAAGGAAACGGTCCGGTAAATGCTTTGGACAATGCCTTAAGAAAAGCTTTAAAGAGATTTTATCCTCAAATAAAAGATATGAAGCTTACAGACTACAAGGTAAGGGTGCTTGACTCTGATTCTGCAACAGCTGCAAAGGTTAGGGTTCTGATTGAGTCAACAGATGGAAAAGATGTGTGGACTACAATAGGTGTATCGGCGGACATTATTGAAGCCAGCTGGCTGGCATTGGTTGATTCAATTGAATATAAACTCATTAGGGATGAATTGGGACAGTCGGAATAA
- the glgB gene encoding 1,4-alpha-glucan branching protein GlgB, producing the protein MVKTTANYDEVLRVINAEHPDPFSVLGMHYLEHEDSVVVRAFYPNAKEINVIDISSSEKYNMDLVDEKGFFEVLLEGRSDFFKYILEVTDDTGHTFSTYDPYSFLPVLTDFDLHLFNEGNHHKIYEKLGAHLMTIDGIQGTLFAVWAPCAKRVSVVGDFNQWDGRRHAMRARGSSGVWELFIPGVKEGDIYKYEIKTPHDELYVKSDPYAFYAELRPNTASIVYDLENYEWNDHEWMKKRDKENNFDKPVSIYEVHLGSWKRVSNDENGFYTYRELADQLVEYVKEMGYTHIQLLPVAEHPFDGSWGYQITGYYAATSRYGEPKDFMYFVDKCHQNGIGVLLDWVPAHFPKDGHGLARFDGTALYEHYDQKQGEHPDWGTHIFNYGRHEVRNFLISNALFWLDKYHIDGLRVDAVASMLYLDYGKKDGEWIPNRWGGKENVDAIEFLRQLNSTVFSYYPGVMMIAEESTSWALVTKPPYVGGLGFSYKWNMGWMNDFLRYMSMDSIYRKYHQDLITFSLMYAFSENFILVLSHDEVVHGKCSMIEKMPGDYWQKFAGLRACYGYMYGHPGKKLLFMGGEFAQFIEWNYKQSLDWFLLDYDMHKKMQTYVKDLNHLYRNEKALYEVDFNYEGFEWIDCNDREHSIVSFIRKGKDWRDCLIFLSNFTPVPHHNYRIGVPFDAEYTEIFNSDWEKYGGSNVGNFEPLKAEDQPFHNRSYSISLTVPPLATIVLRPELKQIKK; encoded by the coding sequence ATGGTAAAAACAACTGCAAATTATGATGAAGTTTTAAGAGTTATTAATGCTGAACACCCGGATCCTTTCAGTGTTTTGGGTATGCACTACTTAGAACATGAAGACTCCGTTGTAGTACGTGCTTTTTATCCAAACGCCAAAGAAATAAACGTAATTGATATCTCTAGCAGTGAAAAGTACAATATGGACTTAGTGGATGAAAAAGGTTTCTTTGAAGTTTTGTTAGAGGGCAGATCGGATTTTTTCAAGTATATTTTAGAAGTGACAGATGATACGGGACACACCTTTTCTACCTACGATCCCTATAGCTTCCTGCCTGTTTTGACGGACTTTGATTTACACCTTTTCAATGAAGGCAATCACCACAAAATATACGAAAAATTAGGTGCCCATCTAATGACTATAGACGGCATTCAGGGTACCTTATTTGCAGTGTGGGCCCCTTGTGCAAAACGTGTAAGTGTTGTGGGAGACTTTAACCAATGGGACGGCAGAAGACATGCCATGAGAGCCAGGGGTTCATCCGGCGTTTGGGAGTTATTTATTCCCGGCGTTAAAGAAGGGGATATATACAAATATGAAATTAAAACCCCTCACGATGAATTGTACGTTAAAAGTGATCCCTATGCCTTTTATGCTGAGCTAAGGCCAAATACCGCTTCCATAGTGTACGATCTTGAAAACTACGAATGGAATGACCATGAGTGGATGAAGAAAAGGGACAAGGAAAATAATTTTGATAAACCGGTCTCCATATACGAAGTTCACTTAGGCTCATGGAAAAGGGTTTCAAATGACGAAAACGGTTTTTATACATACAGGGAGTTGGCAGATCAATTAGTAGAATATGTAAAGGAAATGGGATACACACATATTCAACTTCTTCCTGTGGCAGAACACCCCTTTGACGGCTCCTGGGGATATCAAATAACAGGCTATTATGCTGCAACAAGCAGATATGGTGAGCCAAAGGACTTTATGTATTTTGTAGATAAATGCCACCAAAACGGAATAGGCGTACTCCTTGACTGGGTACCTGCACACTTTCCAAAGGACGGACATGGTTTGGCAAGATTTGATGGGACGGCTCTTTATGAGCACTACGATCAAAAGCAGGGAGAACATCCCGACTGGGGTACCCATATATTTAACTATGGACGACATGAAGTCAGAAACTTTTTAATATCAAATGCACTATTCTGGCTTGACAAATACCATATAGACGGACTCAGGGTTGACGCGGTTGCATCAATGCTGTATCTAGACTACGGTAAAAAGGACGGGGAATGGATACCTAACCGCTGGGGTGGAAAAGAAAACGTTGATGCCATAGAGTTCCTGCGCCAGTTAAATTCCACGGTATTCAGCTATTATCCGGGGGTTATGATGATTGCTGAGGAGTCTACTTCCTGGGCTCTTGTCACCAAGCCCCCCTATGTAGGAGGTCTAGGATTTTCCTACAAATGGAATATGGGCTGGATGAATGACTTTTTACGCTATATGAGTATGGACTCTATATACCGCAAGTACCATCAAGATCTTATAACATTTTCACTTATGTATGCTTTTTCAGAAAACTTCATACTGGTTCTTTCCCATGACGAAGTGGTACATGGAAAGTGTTCAATGATAGAAAAAATGCCCGGGGACTACTGGCAAAAATTTGCAGGACTGCGTGCCTGCTATGGATATATGTATGGACATCCCGGAAAGAAACTTTTATTCATGGGCGGTGAATTTGCTCAGTTTATTGAATGGAATTATAAACAAAGTTTAGACTGGTTTTTACTTGACTATGACATGCATAAAAAAATGCAAACCTATGTAAAAGACTTAAATCACTTGTATAGAAATGAAAAGGCTTTATATGAAGTTGATTTCAACTATGAAGGCTTTGAGTGGATAGACTGCAATGACAGGGAACACAGCATAGTATCCTTTATAAGAAAGGGTAAGGACTGGCGTGACTGTTTGATATTTTTATCTAATTTCACTCCTGTCCCACACCACAACTACCGTATAGGAGTACCTTTTGATGCTGAATATACAGAAATTTTTAACAGCGATTGGGAAAAATATGGTGGAAGTAATGTAGGAAACTTTGAACCATTAAAAGCAGAAGACCAGCCTTTCCACAACAGGTCGTATTCCATAAGCCTTACTGTACCACCTCTGGCAACTATAGTTTTAAGACCTGAATTAAAACAAATAAAAAAATAA
- the rpsF gene encoding 30S ribosomal protein S6, protein MLRKYESIFIVNPELDEEATKSIIDKIKNLVESEAELENIDEWGKRKLAYQINYHSEGYYVLMHFVAKPEFIQELDRVYKITEEIIKYIIVKRKD, encoded by the coding sequence GTGTTAAGAAAATATGAAAGTATTTTTATTGTCAATCCTGAATTAGATGAAGAAGCGACTAAATCCATAATTGATAAAATTAAAAATTTAGTAGAGTCTGAAGCAGAATTAGAAAACATTGACGAATGGGGAAAAAGAAAGTTAGCCTATCAAATTAATTACCACAGCGAAGGATATTATGTGTTGATGCATTTTGTAGCTAAACCGGAATTTATCCAAGAGCTTGACAGAGTGTACAAAATAACTGAAGAAATTATCAAGTATATTATTGTTAAAAGAAAAGACTAA
- a CDS encoding single-stranded DNA-binding protein codes for MNKVILMGRLTKDPEMRYTNTNNIPVCSFSLAVDRRFSRQNEEKQTDFFPIVAWNKNAEFCSKYLQKGKKIVVVGRLQTRTWDDNEGKRHYITEVIAEETYFAESKKAEGSYNVDDYSPMAVSEQPSEGFVPIDDDDELPF; via the coding sequence ATGAATAAAGTTATTTTAATGGGCAGACTTACAAAGGATCCGGAAATGAGGTACACAAATACAAACAATATTCCGGTTTGCAGTTTCAGCTTAGCTGTGGACAGGCGTTTTTCCAGGCAAAATGAGGAGAAACAGACGGATTTTTTTCCTATCGTTGCATGGAACAAAAATGCGGAATTTTGCTCTAAATATCTTCAAAAGGGCAAGAAGATAGTAGTGGTAGGAAGGCTTCAGACAAGAACATGGGACGATAATGAAGGAAAAAGACATTATATAACTGAAGTTATTGCAGAAGAAACTTATTTTGCCGAGAGCAAAAAAGCAGAAGGTTCTTATAATGTTGATGATTACAGCCCTATGGCTGTATCTGAACAGCCTTCTGAAGGATTTGTTCCCATTGATGATGACGATGAACTGCCGTTTTAA
- the rpsR gene encoding 30S ribosomal protein S18, whose amino-acid sequence MTTQKKDKSSKDENRALKIRRAKKKVCSFCAEKTVVIDYKDIAKLRKFLTERGKILPRRISGNCAKHQRQMTTAIKRARHIALLPYTSD is encoded by the coding sequence ATGACAACTCAGAAAAAGGATAAGAGCAGCAAGGATGAAAACAGGGCTTTAAAAATAAGAAGAGCTAAGAAAAAAGTTTGTTCATTTTGTGCTGAAAAGACAGTTGTAATAGATTATAAAGATATCGCAAAATTAAGAAAGTTTCTTACTGAAAGAGGAAAGATTCTGCCAAGAAGGATTTCCGGAAACTGTGCGAAACATCAAAGGCAAATGACAACTGCTATAAAAAGAGCAAGACATATTGCACTGTTGCCATATACTTCAGACTAG
- a CDS encoding sensor domain-containing diguanylate cyclase has translation MFKKSPLKKRLGTFSLTIIAILAAIALSVPTYIVFDWCSNNVKLSLTLLATIYSGILYLVIVIILGILLTILSKQHAHAKELKNFKNFTDVLHRSSSEIEVYETLYTFVRNMHLVNHVTLFYRNDRSVNDITWQRITNERMPLCRMEPRYCPLIKYGRECYVKNIATDITCAFQLPEHKTGSYVCLPITNGNLTLGILQLYTKSRYFFDDTIISKLKSYIEVAKPIISSKRTLHQLNKKATTDKLTKLYNRSFLEQYLENQIETSSKLSIIMLDIDHFKRINDTYGHAAGDEVLVVFSQVILRCLRRTDLVARYGGEEFVAILPATDTGTAMAIAERIRESVALEPMPKINNIQIPNITCSLGVSAFPMFATNKQTLLKTADVALYKAKQAGRNCVKLYMKEMGL, from the coding sequence GTGTTTAAAAAGTCTCCTTTGAAAAAACGCTTAGGAACCTTTAGCCTGACAATTATAGCAATACTTGCTGCTATAGCTCTCTCTGTTCCTACTTATATTGTTTTTGACTGGTGCAGCAACAATGTCAAGTTAAGCTTAACATTGCTTGCTACTATATATTCGGGAATTTTATATCTAGTTATTGTTATAATTTTAGGTATATTATTAACTATTTTGTCAAAGCAACATGCTCATGCTAAGGAATTGAAGAATTTTAAAAACTTTACCGACGTTTTACATAGATCATCTTCTGAAATAGAAGTGTATGAAACTTTATATACTTTTGTAAGGAATATGCATTTAGTTAATCATGTTACATTGTTTTACAGAAATGACAGGTCAGTTAATGATATTACATGGCAAAGGATAACAAATGAAAGAATGCCCCTTTGCCGGATGGAACCCAGATACTGTCCTTTAATAAAATATGGGCGTGAATGTTATGTAAAAAATATTGCCACTGACATAACATGTGCTTTCCAGCTTCCTGAACACAAAACAGGAAGTTATGTCTGTCTGCCTATAACTAATGGGAATCTCACACTGGGAATACTTCAGCTTTACACAAAATCCAGGTATTTCTTTGACGATACAATTATATCTAAATTAAAATCATACATTGAAGTTGCCAAACCGATAATAAGCAGTAAGAGGACACTTCACCAGCTTAACAAAAAGGCAACCACAGATAAACTCACTAAATTATATAATAGAAGTTTCCTTGAACAGTACCTGGAAAATCAAATTGAAACATCAAGTAAATTAAGCATCATTATGCTTGACATTGACCACTTCAAACGCATTAATGACACATACGGTCACGCAGCCGGTGATGAAGTGCTTGTGGTGTTCTCACAGGTTATATTAAGATGCCTCAGGAGAACTGACTTGGTGGCAAGATACGGTGGAGAAGAGTTTGTAGCTATTTTACCTGCTACAGATACCGGGACGGCTATGGCTATTGCCGAAAGAATCCGGGAGTCAGTTGCTTTAGAACCTATGCCTAAAATCAACAACATCCAGATTCCAAATATAACCTGCAGCCTTGGGGTCAGTGCTTTCCCAATGTTTGCAACAAATAAACAAACCCTTTTAAAAACCGCCGATGTAGCTCTCTATAAGGCAAAACAGGCGGGCAGGAACTGTGTCAAATTGTATATGAAGGAAATGGGGTTATAG